Proteins found in one Thalassomonas actiniarum genomic segment:
- the folE2 gene encoding GTP cyclohydrolase FolE2: protein MPTSMPDIANHTTAQTEGTLDWVGMGNIEMPVMVASKDEAERMVSAHVDAFVNLKEPKAKGIHMSRLYLLLDELSSNQVLNYQNLVTLLDGFISSHQDLSDNAKVQFRFDYHLRRKSLISGKAGWKAYPVVITGRLNQGVLDIELAIDVRYSSTCPCSAALARQLIQKAFVDKFSDNGEANLADIHEWLGTTEGIVATPHSQRSVAEIKVKLNQKVNDFPITDLVDTIEDALQTPVQAAVKREDEQEFARLNGQNLMFCEDAARRLQHAMNLETVYDDFWLKINHLESLHAHDAVSVVTKGIAGGYQP, encoded by the coding sequence ATGCCGACATCAATGCCTGATATTGCCAACCACACCACAGCACAAACCGAGGGCACCTTGGATTGGGTAGGTATGGGTAATATTGAGATGCCAGTGATGGTTGCCTCAAAAGATGAAGCCGAACGTATGGTTTCAGCTCATGTTGACGCCTTTGTTAACCTCAAAGAGCCAAAGGCAAAAGGCATTCATATGTCGCGCCTTTACTTGCTGCTTGATGAGCTATCCAGTAACCAGGTCTTAAATTACCAGAACCTGGTGACTTTACTCGACGGCTTTATCAGCAGTCACCAGGACTTAAGCGACAACGCCAAAGTGCAGTTCCGTTTTGATTATCACCTGCGCAGAAAGTCGCTGATCAGCGGTAAGGCAGGCTGGAAAGCCTACCCCGTGGTAATAACCGGTCGCTTAAATCAGGGCGTCCTGGATATTGAGCTGGCTATAGATGTCAGATACTCTTCCACCTGTCCTTGCTCTGCCGCGCTGGCACGCCAGCTTATCCAAAAAGCGTTTGTCGATAAATTTTCCGATAACGGCGAAGCCAACCTGGCGGACATCCACGAATGGCTGGGTACCACCGAAGGCATAGTGGCCACCCCGCATAGCCAGAGATCGGTTGCAGAAATCAAGGTAAAACTTAACCAAAAGGTAAATGATTTCCCCATTACCGACCTGGTGGATACCATAGAAGACGCCTTGCAAACTCCGGTACAGGCCGCAGTGAAACGCGAAGACGAGCAGGAATTTGCCCGTTTGAACGGCCAGAACCTGATGTTCTGTGAAGATGCCGCCCGCCGCTTGCAACATGCCATGAACCTGGAAACGGTTTATGATGATTTCTGGCTGAAAATAAATCACCTGGAATCCCTGCATGCCCATGATGCGGTCAGTGTCGTGACCAAAGGCATAGCCGGCGGCTACCAGCCTTAA